DNA from Onychomys torridus chromosome 1, mOncTor1.1, whole genome shotgun sequence:
TCGAGCTGGTGGATAACTTTCAGAGCTTGGAGCCATGCTCTGCCGATTCTAAGGGTCAGGAGTGTAAGGTGAGCGCGCGGAGGAAATCCACCGAATCCGTGCCCCCTTCCAAGTCCACGCTGTCCCGCTCGCTCAGCCTGCAAGCCAGCAGCGACTTTGACGGTGCTTCCTGCCCGGGCAGCCCCGAAGCGGGGACCCTTGCCGCAGATGCGTGTGGCACGGGATCTAACAGTGCTTCCAGCACCCTTAAGCGAACTAAAAAAACACGGCCgccttccttaaaaaagaaacaggcccccaagaaacccacagagaccccTCCAGTGAAGGAGACCCAGCAGGAGCCAGACGAAGAGAGGCCAGTCCCCGCCGAGGAGCACCTTGCgccagagacaaagacagagtcGGCCACACCCGAGGGCACTGGGTGCACCTTGTCAGAGGAGACGCCCCTGGAgcccgccgctgccgccgccgctgtgCCCACAGCCACCTGTCCTTTGACTTTGGAGAGTGCAGAAGACGTCAGCAGCCCTCTGGTTTCTGGAGGTGGCCGTGTGCAGAACTCACCCCCTGTGGGGAGGAAATCAGTGCCTCTTACCACAGCCCCTGAGGCGGTGGAGGTGACCCTATCGGATAGTGGGGGGCAGGAGGACTTGCCTGCCAAAGGGCTCTCAGTGAGGCTGGAGTTTGACTATTCTGAGGACAAGGGTAACTGGGACAGTCAGCAGGAAAACGCCCCTCCCACCAAAAAGATAGGCAAGAAGCCAGTTGCCAAAATGCCCCTAAGGAGGCCAAAGATGAAAAAGACACCTGAGAAGCTCGACAACACCCCTGCCTCACCTCCAAGGTCCCCTACCGAACCCAATGACATCCCTATTGCTAAAGGTACCTACACCTTTGATATAGACAAGTGGGATGACCCCAATTTTAACCCTTTTTCCTCCACCTCAAAAATGCAAGAGTCTCCCAAACTGCCCCAACAGTCGTACAACTTTGACCCCGATGCCTGTGAAGAGTCCCTTGACCCCTTTAAGACATCCTCTAAGACCCCCAGCTCACCTTCCAAATCCCCAGCCTCTTTTGAGATCCCAGCCAGCACCGTCGAAGTGGACGGGGATGGGTTGAATAAGCCtgccaagaagaagaagaccCCTCTGAAGACGTAAGTTCAAGGAGGGAGGTGGTGAGGATTCAGAGCGGGTGTGCGTTGCTGTGAATTCtagtcctgcccccccccccccccaccccccatggttGTCATGACaccgttgtttttttttttggtttttttttgtggctgTTTTCTCCAAGCAGGCAGGacacacatttcctttctttctgcagCCTCTCTGCTatcatctccccatccctgaaCCCACAAAGTCCTTGATCTTTTGCCTTAATTAATCAGTGGCTTGAAGTTTTATGTTTAGCCATTGATGACCTCTCAACTCCAGGGGATGATGGGAAGTTCTGTAGAAAAGGAGCAGACCTGGCTGCCTTCCTGCTGGTAGCTGAACTCTTCCCTGGTTAGCATATGCATTGCCTTTGCCTTAGCTGGGACATACACCCTGCAAATACTATTAACCTGTACAGCATTTGTTCCTACCTGCTAAGGTGACTTTAACTCAGGGGCCACATAGGGTAGCAGGCTGCAGGAGGCCCCAGATGGAGAAAGCTGCTGCATGACCTCCAACAAGCGTGCAAGAAACACAGGCTCTTTCTTGCCTTCCCACTCTCCAGTCATCTTTTTCAAATAAGACTTGAAAGTCTCCATAAGACCTGAGGAGATTGGTAGGACCTGGACAGGGCAAGCAAATCCTCCAGTCCTTAGGAGGAGGGGCTTTTGTCCACACACCCGAGCCAATGGTTCCCCCTGGCTACTTGGGTTGGTGCCCTTGGCAATCATCCTGAGAAGCCCAACTTTGTTGGCTAGAGATCCATTCCTCAGGACCTGTAACCTGAGGACCATGTGCCCAATTGCTACAGACGTCCTGGCTCTCTTGGGAAGCATCACTGTAATTTAATCAGGTGGAGAACGCTCAGCCTCCCGTCCCAGGGCCGTGGAACAAGCCCCAGTGTTGGCCTCTCTGGGTCTGGCTTGAATAACACAGGGTGACCCATCTGCATCAGGTATCTGAGGATAACTCAGGTTCTGCTTTGTGGGTTGCTCTATCACCATCTTACAGTCGCTGAAGGCCATTCCAGCTCCAAACACGGACTTCTTTTAGTTCTGTTCCCCAACCAGGCCCTTCTTAGAGATTCTATCAGATCCATATTagaaccttattttttttaaataattttaacttttatatagatTCTTTTTCATACAGCATATTCTGATCACGggttcccttcccccaactcccacTTATCCAAATCCACATAGAACTTGAAAGTGGACTAataaccaggcggtggtggcgctcgcctttaatcccagcactcaggaggcagaggcaggcggatctcttaagtctgaggccagcctggtctacagagcaagttccaggacagccagagctacatagagaaatcctgtctcaaaaaaacaaacaaaaaaccccaaacaaaaaatgggaataaTACCCAGAAATGCTTACACTTCAAAGCCGTAACTTCTCATCTTTAGAAAGAGAGTCATCTGGCAGCCACCCCCTTCTTCTGACCCCAAATTGTATTCTCCCCAGTCACTTTCGACTCTGCTCATCAGAGCTAAGAAGGTTGGGAAAGCTGCCCCTTATCCTGGTGTCACCCTTAGTACGAGTGGGTCTGCTGGTTTGGAAGACTATTGTGTGGAGGCAGAGCTCTTAGGTACCAACCCTCCAGCTGGTCAGAACCCCTTCCCAGAAGGCTGGACTGTGTATCCCGGAGCAGACTCCGCTATGGATGGCGGCCACATCCTAAGCCACTAGTGCCCAGTGTCTGCAGATTTATCTTTGTGTCagttccttctgtctgtctctcttctttgtcttcttgtcTTAGGATGGTTGAAGATGTGATGTCTGTGTGTTCTCTGTTGTAAGTAAATTTAATGCAATCTGCCTCTTGCACCCAGGGTGGGGCTTCTGCCTTGTTTCTGCTTGCgaccctctcctttcttctctgtggtgGCTGCTGCGTTTATGTGTAGAGCTTGGGAATGATAGTGGGTCAGGGCTCCCCTGCCGTCAAGGTTACTTTTCCGTTTCACCATGACTAGCATGAGACTGCTGAGCTGTGCAAACATGATTAATCAACAGCCGCCTGCTTGTCTGGAATGAAACCCTTCCCCtgcttggtttttttggttttttgttttctttgtgggggtggggtgcgtATCTTCATCTGAAATCCATATATTGGTTTTTAACTCCTCATTCCATACTTTTGTTGTAAGTTGGGCTGGCAGATGATTGCCTTCAGTAGCAGGATGCTTTCGAATTAAGCACTGCATGAAGCCTGGGGCAGAGACTGCCGTGGCTGTTTCTTGTTACATTATGAGGCATTACCATTTGGGCTCTTCCAAATTCATGCTTGCAGAAATTTGAGGGAATGTGGGATCAGCTCAGaatggaacccatggctgagaaCCGTTGCCAGAGTGCTTTGGGTCATGTTCTTGGCTACTTATTATGTCTAGGCTGGATATTAACATGTCTCACCTATGGGTAGCCCCACCAGGCACCAATGCCACTGGCCACCTGTGTGCCTCTGGTGCACCATACCCTAGCCAGGGTAGAGCTCAGGGCTCTCAATCTATGTTCCTTTCAACCTTCCCTTACAGGGGAAGCTGACCTGGACCCAGGCTTCTGGCAGCCTCCAAGATAGCATGGCGTCTCCCAATTCTGTCCTACCCGAGCTACCCGAGCAGCTGCTTTTTAGTATTTTCAAGTCATCTAGCACCTATaaaagttatatatttatatgcatgaaTAAATATATGCCTTATGTTGGGACTGGGCTGTTTTTATGGCAAATGCCATAAATGCTGTAAAATTTGCAGTATTTTCTTATGATCAAATGCCATTGTTGGAGTGTTTTACTTGAGTGTACACAAGGAAGGAACTTGGGTGTCGGATTTCTCTGCTTACTTAGTTCACATGGGAAACTGAGGAGAGTGGCGGGACTTTAATTGAGGGACCCTGCCTTCTCCACACCTGAGCTCCAGCCTGGCCTGGTCCTAAAACCATACTGGGGAGAGCTGGAACCAGGAGAAAGGGCCAGTTGTAGGTTGAGGGTGTTCATTTTTGATTATAGAAATGACCCCcagagcatggtggctcatggaCCGAATATTACTACTTATGCCGTTCCCTTTCTCCTGGGGTCAGTCTGCCCCACCTCCGTTACCTTgtatggagaaagaaagggagaaaagagtatGGAATTGTGTCCATTAACCACAGCCAGGGAAAGGCATAAGACACCATCTTCCTCAACTCTGCCTTTAGTCAGAATCTTACCCAGAGTCTCTCAGAGCAGAGGAGCCCATTGCGCTCTGTGTTCCTGTGAGTACAAAGGGCTCCCGGGTCCCCCCAGGATCCAGAACTCTGTTTCTGCTCAGGCTCCTCTGGCTATTCATTAAGAGCTGTGTCTCCTTGCCCATGTGAAAATTGGATCCTGTTAATTAGTGTCATGAgcctgcagcccctcccccaacctcagTTAGCTCAGAAATTAGTCTCCTCACCACAGGTTTGCTGTATAATTGTCAGAACGGTTTGTTAAATTTAGCTGTGTCTTTCTGGGTCGGCTCTCCAAAATGGCTTCTCGGTAAAGGTTTCCAGCTTGATGGATCTTCCCCTTGGGGGCAAAAATAATATCAGTTAAAAAGTCAGAATGAGCTGTTGGGTAGGCGGGAGGCTGGGCAGTTGCCGGGTGCTTGGGAATGACCTGTGACCCTGTGTTTaccttttccattttatttacagTGACACATTTAGGGTGAAGAAGTCACCAAAGAGGTCTCCTCTGTCTGATCCACCCTCTCAGGTACACCCTCCCTTGATCCCTTGAGCATTATTACACTGCTGATCGGGGAGTTAATGCTGCtttgtctgtacacacacacacacacacacacacacacacaccattcatgcacttgtgtaacacacacatgcatatacacactcctgcacacatacacatacactgtacacacatgcatacatgcacaccaaAAAACAGGGAGAGCAGAGTTTTCCTGGAGTGTTTGGACCTCCCCCTCAGTCTGGTGGAGATCAAAGTGTGTGCTATGAGGAATTAGTTGAGAATAAGGGCAAGATTTTTATAGTGGGAATTCTTCTAGTCTATTCTGGCCATTTAATCTGCTGAGAACTTGCATCAAGTTGAGAGGGTCTTTTGAAATCAATGGACACAGAGtgagaaaatgggggggggggacttgacTATCAGGAATGACAAATTATGCCATCAGAGTTAGAGTGGGAAGATGAGGTACGCTTACCCTCAAGAagcttggggctagagagaaagTTTAGTGATTTAAAAGTACTTACtcactgctcttgctgaggatcaaagttcagtttccagcacccacatggtggttcacaattatCTGTACAAGGgttctaacaccctcttctggcctctgtgggtcccgcgcacacatgatgcacatacatacacacaagcaaaatacttatacacataaaataaatcttcaggaAAAAGAAGTGGAGGCTTGAATTCATTATGAGTCTCTTTCCCTCTTGGTGGTGTTTCTAACAAGCTCATGTCTTCCACCCTCCTCATAGACCAAGGAAGGGAATCCTCAGGCAGGCTTGCTACCATTCTGGGTTATAAGACAGGTTGATCTTCAAATCAAAACCAGCTTCGATGGCTGACCATTGGGCAGTGAAAGAACATACCAGGACCTTAGCTGCAGGGACAGGAGACTTGAGGTCCAGCTGTAGCTCTCCCCTGGGCTCTCACTATACAGTGACGGTAAAATCCCCTTCTCTTCATCAGGACTTGTGTGAGGACTCTTACTGAGGACTCTTAGACAGTGCTGGTGATACGACTGTAAACCTGGCTGGAATCTCTCGGATAACCAAGACAGAGACttagttcttgttttgttttgagacagggtctcacactggcTCATGTTGGATTGGTacttactacatagcccaggctagcctcaatctcttgagtgttgggatctCAGGGATGAACCACCATACTGaggctttttgttattattttcagtgctgggtattgaacccaggactgtgCACATGCAAGGCGAGCACCAGGCCatggagccacatccccagtccttGGAGAAAGGGTCTTACAccatagcccagtctggcctcacacTCCCAGCagttcccctgcctcagcccctcaaatgctaggattacaggcaggagTTACCATGTtcaggggtttgtttttgtttttgtttaattaattttgatAAACCCATGGTCACTCCCTGAAATCAACCATCAGTAAAGGAGATCGCTAGAGGAAAGTTTCCTCCAGGGACACTGTGGATCAGAGTTCCAGGGGAGCAGATGGAGGGGTTTCCTTGGTTTGAGGGGCATGGATTCTGAGACTGGGTGAAAGAAGAGGCTATCTCCTCTCCTCACAGGACTCCACTCCAGCTGCCACGCCGGAAGCACCCCCAGCAATCTCTGCAGTGGTCCATGCCACAGATGAGGAGAAGCTGGCCGTCACCAGCCAGAAGTGGACGTGTATGACAGTGGACTTGGATGCTGACAAACAGGACTTCCCACAGCCCTCAGACCTGTCTAACTTTGTAAATGAGACCAAATTCAATTCACCCTCAGAGGGTAAGCAACTCGGTGGCCAGCCAGACCcacaccttgccttggagaatACTGTCGCTAGGGGGCAAAGAGCCAGGAAAGATACTTGCCAGTCAGGTAACCATTACCCGTGTGACAATCTGCACACCTCCCGCTGAATGTGAAGCTAAGGCTTGAGAGCAACTGTCCCCTGGCCACATGATGCCTGCTGAAAACCACACTGGTCCCCTCTAACCCAGATCTGAACCCTCACTTGCTTGTCCTTGGCTGTATGGCTTATGATACCTTTTGTAGTTTTGAAAGGCACAGCGCCAAAGGAACATTGAACTTTGTAAGTCAACCCACCTATGGGTCTTTTGGTGCCATCCTTGTTCATATCCCCCACAGATTGGTCATATAAGATGGccacaggttttttttcttttaaagatttatttattatgtatacagtgttctgcttgcatatatgcctgcaggccagaagaaggcactaggtctcatgatagatggttgtgaaccaccatgtggttgctgggaattgaactcaggacctctggaagagcagacagtgctcttcacctctgagcaatctctctagccccgtgGCCACAGATTTTAATGAAGCCTGGAGGCAGACGTTTTCCCCAGGTTTGCTAATGAGAATTTGGTGGATTTGGGAAGATCCCAAGGCACTTGTCTTATCTTGGTGTTTTCCTTGTGCTGTGTAtcagtctctgcttcctctctgatTGTTTGGCATGAATAATTCATGTATCTTAGGGCTGGGGTgtactcagttggtagagtgcctgcatgaagccctgggtgtCTCCCCACTGTGTAGATCctaggtgtagtggtgcacacctgcccTCTCAGCAGTccggaaggtagagacaggaaaaccAGAAGtttactctccctcccccacctttgcCTGTCTCAGCCTTGCCTGgatctcccctcctttccctgcTTGCCTGTAATGCTTAATCTGGGGGCTCTTAACACCATGAGGAAGATGTGTGTGCATTTCTTATTGGTTACTGGGGAGTTTGTTTACTGAAGGCAACAACCCTGATGCCTTTCCGTCCCCACGCTACTCTGAACATTGTAGAAGCTGAAGATAAAGAAATGCAAGGCCAGGTAAACAGCAGTGTCAGCTCAGTCAGTTTGGTCTTTGCAACAGCCATCCCCTGCATGAAGTAGAGGCACCTGAGAAGGGAGAGAAGCCTAATGTCACAGGAGCAGCGAGGGCATTTGGACACACGCATCTCACTTCCCACTTTGATATCATCTCCAGTTCCCCACTGGCCCACCGCTTTTGAGCTAGataaaaacagcaataacaacaacagcaactcCAAacaccagaagaaagcatttagcaACCAGCTTGAGCTCAGTACTGAGAATTAAACACATTTGATCTGAGAGTGTGTTGATCATGTGTTAAAACAGTTCACTAAACTTTTTGGCAATTGTTTCTGCAAAAATTCAACAAATAGGAAGGCTTAAGGAGATGACTCGGGGAGTAAATGTGCAAGTGTGAGGGTCTGAGCTGGAATCCCAAGAACCTCTGTAAACGCCCGATGCCCATACAAGTGTCTGCAATCACAGCACTCCTGCAGGGAGCTGGGGCCGGCCAGGGACAGGAGACTCTCTGGAAGCTCAGTGGCCAGAGCGCCTGCCATGTTCatctgaagaaacaaaacaagaaagcccAATAAGTGGAAGGCGAGGGATGACAACCAAGGATGTCAAAGGACATCCATGCATGCCCTGTGGGGTGCACACACCTACATTCATACATGTGAATATGTGAATAttcatacagagagagagagagcatgcactgtggtgtgcacacacccacattcatacatgtgaatatgtgaatattcatagagagagagagagcatgcactgtggtgtgcacacacccacattcatacatgtgaatatgtgaatattcatacagagagagagagcatgcactGTGGggtgcacacacccacattcatacatgtgaatatgtgaatattcatacagagagagagagagagcatgcactGTGGggtgcacacacccacattcatacatgtgaatattcatacacacatggagagagagagagagagagagagagagagagagagagagaatgccctGTGGTGTGCACATACTCATATTCATACATGCACAGAGAGAGTGAGTTCAGAAAATAGGCATACAtttaactttaaaacaaaactctggggttggggatttagctcagtggtagagcacttgcctagcaagcgcaaggccctgggttcgatcctcagctccagaaaaagaaaaaaacaaaaaacctctgtgAAAtctgcttccttagaaaacagcAGTAAAGATTTGGCAAGTGACGATCAGTTTTAGCCATTGGGTGGTAGAGAATGCCGACGTGAAGACACCATGGCTGTAGGAGGCATTGGCCCTGCTGTAAGCACCTCTAACCACCCTGGATGGAGAAGCTTCTCACCAGGTCTTCCCTCCTGTTCTTTCAGTAAGGACACGTTCAGCACATCAGACAACTGGGGATGCTGATGTGACCCTGGAATGAATCAGTCCAGGGCTGCAGCTGCGGTCTGAGACTTGGTCTTATAGAACCACAGGAAAGGGAAATGTTGGGTTAGACGTCGTAATTACTATttgagcacacatgcacagcgATGGTAATTCCataggagggaggaggaaagcagGGACTATCATTTTGCATACAGGGCTTCATTTCCTCTGAGCTCTGTGGTGGATCCTGTAGCTCCCTCCCCCCCACTTGAAGACTGAGGAAACAGGCCATGCACTGAGAAGGCCTGAGGTGATTTGTGCAGGGCAGACCTGCCTGGTGAGAATAGACGGGGGTCCCTGCCCTCATTTGTAGGGTGAGGGTGTGAGCTAGTCTGTTCCTTCCTACCTGGGTGCACAAGTAGCACTGGAGAGCTTCGAGGTGTCTTTGCTGTTTCGAAACCCCAGAGGACCGTAGGTTAGCAGGCACCCATGGAGTTGGGCTACCCTGTTTGCATTGTATGCCACCTTGACTGTGTGGTCTCCATAACCTTCCAGTGATTACACACTCTGCTTGAGTTATGAGCGTGCTCATCTGTTTAATGAATGCCTTTCTCTTCTGCACTAGAGAATGTTAGGAAGCCTGTCTCTGAGACCTCGCCTGCCCAGGAGACCCTGATAGTAActgttcctattttattttatttttgatttatttatttttattcatgtgtgagtgtgtgcttatGTGAGTTATGTGCATCATGTGTTTATGGGTGCCCTTGGAGTCCAGAGGACATTGGATCCaaagagctagagttacaggtggtcgttacaatgtgggtgctgggaactaaatcccatcctctgggagagcagtgcATATTCTTAAcgactgagccacctctgcagccctgaGCAGTTGCTTTTAGACCCACAAATTTTCATAGCTACTTGGTGGCCCCACCTCCCTATACACAACTGTATCTGTCCCTTCTTCCCACATCCAGCAGAGGGCAAGCTGTCTATCTGGGTAGGCACCATGGTTATCTTATGACAGAGACTGAGAAGGGGACAGGAAAAGGTGAGTATAGTCTGTTTATCCTTCTCTGGGGCcctctgtccatctcctcttAATAAAACATCACTTGTGTTTAAAGAGAAATGTTAGAATGAGCAGCAGTAAGTCTGGTCATAATTCTTCCCATTGTATAACTAATTGTAGGTCTTTTTGTTATACCTTGCCATGTTATCCAGGACAGTGTGGcactttgagttttattttgttgttgaccTTGCTAGTCTTAGAAATGAAGACCCATCATCTCCTGCCCAGGGTACTTCCCTTAGCAAAACTCTAGCAATTAGATTCAGGAAAACAGTCAAATCCTCTTGACTGTGTGATGCCCTGGTATGAGGTCATTCTCTAAAGTGGCCTTTGGACATGAGAGGACTCTTTACAAATAGCTATGGCCTCTTCAGTGTGAAGTAGCCCATCCTTAAGTGACTCAGCCTCCCGAAAGTTGTACAGACATGtgcagtagctacacacaactgcagatagggtcagagccagagcagaagctggatggtggtggtgcacgcctttaatcccagcacttgggaggcagagctaggcaggatctctgtgtgttcaaggatacagccagcatggtgacacacacctttaatctcaataccaaccatagaaaacctggaggtctgtacagacaggcagtgacaaggaggttatgtggttgggtttacaaccaatgagaaggcagaacagaaagtctataaaaaagagaaaaacacaggaagtagctctcttgcagagaggaaagacagagcagcagtgaagggtaaggttttcagctctcacctattgctctgacctcttggcttttaactctgcaattggctctgtgtttcttgtttaacaaGATGATTACGTCTACAGACATGGGCCACTTGGTGCCAGTGGTGGACCTAGTTTGCCACCTGCATGTGGCCTGGTGTGAGAGGGAGCTGCTTGACTTTATCTGCATGCCTACTCTGTGAGGCTTAGAATTTAAAGCAGATGAGacttcctccccccttccctccctctcttcttccctccctctcttcttccctccttttctccctccctcctttttttgtACTAGGAATTGTACCTAGGGCACTGTACACTCCAAGCAAGCACCCCCACggaactacatccctagccctcttaatttttcccattttgagacaagagtctcctaagttgcccaggctaccTTTGAacctaactctgtagcccaggcaggccttgaacccACATACTCTCCCTAACTGGGATCATAGGACCTCAAGAGAGATCCCTGAAACTGGCTTTGGCAAGATGGTCTATCAAAATCTCAGCCCTGAAGCAACCAGTAGAACGGAGGGAAATAACCAGCTTAGGAAGCAGCACTAGAGGAGAGTTGTCTGTCCTGGGGCTGCTGAATTCACAGAGGGGGGACAGGTGCAGTACAGTTCCAAGATGTCACTGTGTTGTGTCATCTTACATGGTGCAGCCCTTGAGAGTTAGGCGAAAATGATCCCCAAACACCTGTGCCTTCCGATTCAACACAATGGACATACTTGGGTCTGCCCATTGTGGACCTGTGTGTAGACACAGCTTCCTTGGAACTCATTCACATTTCTAAGGGCCAAAGCTGCTCCTAGCAGGAAGCTTACAGGCTGTCTGAAATTGCTGAACTGTGCCTCCATGGAAGCTGGATCTGAAGACTGTAGGCAGTGATGGGTCCCAAAAGCTCAGCCCGCCCCCTGCCGGGCCAGGTCTTTCAGTCTTCCCCTGGTACTTAATCTCACCTATTTGTTGTTTTCAGAGCTGGACTACAGAAACTCCTATGAGATCGAATACATGGAAAAGCTTGGCTCCTCCTTACCCGTGAGTTCCTCCTATACACTGGCCTGGCAGGGACTTCTGTGGGGTCTCCAGCAAAGCTGCACAGGGTCGTTTGGAGGTGCCTTGTTACACAGAAATGCCACTCCCCATCCCTAGACTCATTGCTCCATCCAGGTCTTGGGACTCTAGTCTGACCTCCTTACCGGGAACCCTTGTCCCTTTTAGCCATACATTGTATAGTCAGTGCCCAAATCCACCTGCACTCTCCTATAGGCCTTGATTATAGAAAGACTCTTAGGGGTTCTGAGCTGCAGCccctgctgtggcctctgctcATGACCCTCCAGCCCAGCCAAGAAGAAAGAAGCTTTGTCATTTCTGGCCAAGCCCATTGCCCTGTCTCTTTCTTTAgggtctgtcttagttactttgctGCTGTATAACCAATTCAGGCTTAGggttccagaggaataagagtcCATGATAGCAGAGCAGAggcacatcttgaaccacaagcaagAAGCAATCCTTAAACTCTGAGCAGAGCTCGCCTCCATTAACacagcttcctccagcaaggccccgCCTCTTAAACCTTCCAAACACCATTATCttgggaccaagtatttaaatgccCAAGACTGTGgaggacatctcattcaaaccaccacaggtccTCAGTGGCAGTGCTCATCACTGGGGTCAGCATGCTGTCACTCCCCCATTCCCTTGTGAGGACCAAGAGCGAGGCTGGCTAACTGCATCCTGAGCACTGGTGTTTGCCGCTGTGGCCCATGAACACTGAGGGGCTGAACAGGGCACGTAACAGTACCAGAGGGCTCTTCCCACCTTAGGTCTCCATGGGTCCTTCTCCCCTACCCTCTCCTAGTCACCTCCTGCTTTCTCCTCTGCCGGGAGCTTGAGAAAGGTGAAGGCTCACTTTCTTGTTGACAAGTACTTTCTTCGCTTGAGTGGCGTACTcggccactgtgcctggctaatGTATGTGTAACTTTGATTCCTGCAACAGGATGATGACACTCCGAAGAAGCAGGCCTTGTACCTTATGTTTGACACCACTCAGGAGAGCCCCGTCAAGTCTCCTCCAGTCCGGATGTCGGATTCCCCAACTCCGTGTTCAGGGTATGACTTCTATGATGGGAGAGTTGTAGCTTAGGTCAGAGGCCCCCAAGTCCTTGTATACCTTCCCGCTCTTGTTCTGACGTCGTTCCATTGCGTGTGTCTGCAGGTAGCCCATAACTCAGTAAAGGTGAAACAGCTGACTggcagtaacacacacacacacacacacacacacacacacacacacacacacacacgagccagTTCACACTCAACTCTATTCTGTCGTCGGTCCAATAGCGACAGTGTGGTAGAACACTGAAAGCTTAAGTCCCGGCCAGCTCTGTATCTGGTGGGAGTTACTTGGGTGTCCTATGCCTTAGTTTCCCTACGTGTAAAGTGAGAGGAATTAATGAATTCCCCACCGGTACCTGCCGGTGGAGATTCCTCTCAGATTCCAGAATAGACACTATCAGTGGTGGAGA
Protein-coding regions in this window:
- the Tacc2 gene encoding transforming acidic coiled-coil-containing protein 2 isoform X3, which translates into the protein MEMTFGSWQMWPPVEWARWMWAAVSGSEDSRLPAARGSSTKRSSDSEEAFETPESTTPVKAPPAPPPPPPEVAPEPEVSAPPAPEEPGCSSEPVVVPDGPRSDSVEGSPFRPSHSSSAVFDEDKPIASSGAYNLDFDSIELVDNFQSLEPCSADSKGQECKVSARRKSTESVPPSKSTLSRSLSLQASSDFDGASCPGSPEAGTLAADACGTGSNSASSTLKRTKKTRPPSLKKKQAPKKPTETPPVKETQQEPDEERPVPAEEHLAPETKTESATPEGTGCTLSEETPLEPAAAAAAVPTATCPLTLESAEDVSSPLVSGGGRVQNSPPVGRKSVPLTTAPEAVEVTLSDSGGQEDLPAKGLSVRLEFDYSEDKGNWDSQQENAPPTKKIGKKPVAKMPLRRPKMKKTPEKLDNTPASPPRSPTEPNDIPIAKGTYTFDIDKWDDPNFNPFSSTSKMQESPKLPQQSYNFDPDACEESLDPFKTSSKTPSSPSKSPASFEIPASTVEVDGDGLNKPAKKKKTPLKTVKKSPKRSPLSDPPSQDSTPAATPEAPPAISAVVHATDEEKLAVTSQKWTCMTVDLDADKQDFPQPSDLSNFVNETKFNSPSEELDYRNSYEIEYMEKLGSSLPQDDDTPKKQALYLMFDTTQESPVKSPPVRMSDSPTPCSGSSFEETEALVNAATKLQHPVTRGLASNQEPLLQVPEKSSQKELEAMALGTPTEAIEITAPEGAFPSADALLSRLAHSASLCGALDYLEPDLAEKNPPVFAQKLQREAAHPADVSISKTALYSRIGPTEVEKPPGLLFQQPDLDSALQVARAEVISKEREVSEWRGKYEESRREVMEMRKIVAEYEKTIAQMIGKPEDEQREKSVSHQTVQQLALEKEQALADLNSVEKSLADLFRRYEKMKEVLEGFRKNEEVLKKCAQEYLSRVKKEEQRYQALKVHAEEKLDRANAEIAQVRGKAQQEQAAYQASLRKEQLRVDALERTLEQKNKEIEELTKICDELIAKMGKS
- the Tacc2 gene encoding transforming acidic coiled-coil-containing protein 2 isoform X9 gives rise to the protein MGGSQSLQPAPASDLNLEVSEAMSSDSEEAFETPESTTPVKAPPAPPPPPPEVAPEPEVSAPPAPEEPGCSSEPVVVPDGPRSDSVEGSPFRPSHSSSAVFDEDKPIASSGAYNLDFDSIELVDNFQSLEPCSADSKGQECKVSARRKSTESVPPSKSTLSRSLSLQASSDFDGASCPGSPEAGTLAADACGTGSNSASSTLKRTKKTRPPSLKKKQAPKKPTETPPVKETQQEPDEERPVPAEEHLAPETKTESATPEGTGCTLSEETPLEPAAAAAAVPTATCPLTLESAEDVSSPLVSGGGRVQNSPPVGRKSVPLTTAPEAVEVTLSDSGGQEDLPAKGLSVRLEFDYSEDKGNWDSQQENAPPTKKIGKKPVAKMPLRRPKMKKTPEKLDNTPASPPRSPTEPNDIPIAKGTYTFDIDKWDDPNFNPFSSTSKMQESPKLPQQSYNFDPDACEESLDPFKTSSKTPSSPSKSPASFEIPASTVEVDGDGLNKPAKKKKTPLKTDTFRVKKSPKRSPLSDPPSQDSTPAATPEAPPAISAVVHATDEEKLAVTSQKWTCMTVDLDADKQDFPQPSDLSNFVNETKFNSPSEELDYRNSYEIEYMEKLGSSLPDDDTPKKQALYLMFDTTQESPVKSPPVRMSDSPTPCSGSSFEETEALVNAATKLQHPVTRGLASNQEPLLQVPEKSSQKELEAMALGTPTEAIEITAPEGAFPSADALLSRLAHSASLCGALDYLEPDLAEKNPPVFAQKLQEELEFAIMRIEALKLARQIALASRSRQDTKREAAHPADVSISKTALYSRIGPTEVEKPPGLLFQQPDLDSALQVARAEVISKEREVSEWRGKYEESRREVMEMRKIVAEYEKTIAQMIEDEQREKSVSHQTVQQLALEKEQALADLNSVEKSLADLFRRYEKMKEVLEGFRKNEEVLKKCAQEYLSRVKKEEQRYQALKVHAEEKLDRANAEIAQVRGKAQQEQAAYQASLRKEQLRVDALERTLEQKNKEIEELTKICDELIAKMGKS